The Macadamia integrifolia cultivar HAES 741 chromosome 3, SCU_Mint_v3, whole genome shotgun sequence genome segment AAACAATTTTCTAAACAAAGAGATAGAAGGATTCAAATGATTACCAAAGGTCTATTCTAAAGATCAGGAAACAAAATTTGAAGAAGCAAGGCCTCTTGTGAAATGTACTATCCATGATAACAATTTCAGTTTCATATTTTCTCTTGCATAAATTAGCTTCAATTCGGTCAAATCATAGCATTGCgcacaaaatagaaacaaaaatacaTAGGAAAGAGATGCACTCACTACTCAAACctcataaagaaaagaaaaggattcAGGGATTCAAGTGCATTAgcaagataataaaataaagtctACATCAAGTACTATAGATCAAGGAAATCTCAATCCCAACGCAGCGAAAATGCCATAACCCATtgccaaagaaaaataaatctaaGAGACGAAAAGAAAACTTAAAATCCCAAAAGCCAAAAGACTTTGAGTGCAAGGGCCTTTAGATCATTGTGATCTCAGTCCTATTGTAATGAAAATGCCATAATCCATTGTTGAAGAAAAAAAGTCCGCTTGAGCAAAGAGAAAAACCCAAGAGCTCAAATGTCAGAAGCCCAAAAATTTCGATTGTGAGTGCTTCCCATTTCGTTCTATTTGGTCGTAGATGGTTTTTATGTGCCGGTATTATGAGATTCAGAAAATAGATGAGGAACATAAtcaacaattattttttttttttaagggaaaaaggtTCTTTACTAATGgggtagggtatgctagcatcATTGTGTCTAACTCTCTCCACTTCATATAAAATGACCTTATTGCCCTCCAATGTATAATACTATATATCAGTGTCTTATAAATGGACATTAAATTTGATTGAAGAATGAGAAGACCTACTCGTAGGTAAGTACACCTGCCTGtggttataaaaaaaaaaaagggaaaataaaatcatctaaGGAGAAAAagctttgaagaagaaagaaccgGAAGCTAATTAATGGAAGTATAATACCCACTTGAATGACAAAGATCCCATTGTTGTTGAGCTTCGGCTTCACAACATAGAATGATTTAGTGTACACTTTCCGGAAATGGAGGTTGAGTGTTTCCTACCCAAGGAAGATGTGATTCTGCGGTATGTGCCCCAATAGAAATCAATTATATAATGGTTTTAGGAGGAATGGTCGGTGAGCTTGATGACAAAAACATCTTCACATGTGttgtcccaactcccaacacCCTAGCCCTAGAGATGGCTGTAGGGCATAAAAGGTTGGACTCAATTGGGTTGACAGGTTACAGCGCATATCCAAATTTCCAATAATGGAGCCAGGCCCAGCAATCAACTAGGAGTAGACAGCACAGTAAACAAGTCACATTTTGGAGGTTCACTAATAAAAtcagaaaattataaaattgggTGTGTGAACTCATTGGGTTAGTAGTTGGAACACAAATTGAGCCCAAACTTGAATGGAGCAAGCTTCAGTATCCTCTGGAAATCATATTTAACTTCTGGTGTCAATCTACATTCCTATTACTATTGACACAAGattcacagaaaaaaaaaacttcccaaatgaaaattttcatttggggCTAAAAGTCGATGACTCTAGGCTAAGTTTACTCAAGGCCACATCCCCTTTGCTCAAGAAGTTGGCATAGCTTGAAGTCTGGGCAGCCACAACACACGTCCTGAGGATAAAACATAAATGCCTTTCAAATCAACACCCCCAGAGCTGTTTACAACATGTACTGTGCGATAAATCCAACAGATAGTGGTAAAAGTCTGCAACAAAATTGTTACAAATAAACTTGAAAAtgttttgatttaaaatgtaatcgcaagcatacggattagtgtagctacgggtcgaacacagggagagcagctattttatttttttatttcttttaataatgcaaaagtgaaccgattaatggttgtgatctaattctaattaccgtcctaaacatatgtatctaaaataacgtcctaaccattcgtcatctaaaaatttaaagacgcaagccatgcaattaaaattaaataaataaataactgaaaataaacaacccacgcaatttaaaaaaaaaaacaataaaagaaaaaaaatactgaaataaaaataaagtaaaagaaaggggagaaagctagagagagactcacaagtaggtttctctacttagcccgagggatgcatcataatatgagattccctacttgaccagagagtcactcttacaagggttactctacttggctttagggaaagggagacaattaaaataaaagcaataaattgatggttatatggctaggaggggcaaagccaacacatacactagccatgaaggcatgaaccttaggggaaagggatagcaataatgtaacaactaaaattaaaatcataaattaagaaagaaatggcagtcagaagagggaatgagaggggggagagaagactactaaatgagcctacttacttgaatcaatgcttgaacttgaaagcttgggtgatttgagatactaccagtactaaaaaccagatctggaataaaccaaatctaaaatttctaatactagagaaaacaaatcttaaaaaaaaatgaacttgaaaaaaaaaaagaggctccacggctcgtgatcttgtcacctagatctaagcctagaactataactttaaaaattacaactcaattgcataaatcataaatataaaaggttgaataagaataaaagagtgcttgcattaattgacataaaaaactattacaaaagtgattaaagcaaaaatagagaagaactgaaactaaagagtgagagagggagagagggaagaaaactaagtataaactagaaaataaactaaggggaataataaaataggagggggaggaaggggcttttataggatttttttctagcctccttccttctacaagtcttttttaagaaaagaaagaaaataaaacaaaattaaatcttggaaaaaatcctcattctctgagatattgtgtgaggaaagagagaatttgtttccaaaattaacaaattctatttcttccttacaatattcaccaatatcttgcaatcttaattaaatcataaaggaatctctgcatagcatcttcaagatcttgtgaggtggcaaggggagaaaataatcttcaggattttgtaggagagaggatatggtaccaatgagtgggtcccacctttggactggttcttgattcactttaagcattttctcttgtagacttggaaactaaaaaaaaaacaagaaaaataaaagtaatactatccaaagtggagcaaaatgtacacttatatccttaagatttcacatattattgtgctcatcaggaAGCATAACCAAAGTATACAGGGCTTAAGAAATTGAATTATAAGAAGATGATGACTTGAGTAAAATAAACCTTTGGAATGCAAGAGCAAAATCATCAATTGATAACATGATTCTACCTAGAGTAGGAGCATATAAAATCTTTGGATACCTTGGCATAAGCAATTcaaaccctattttggtatCTCGAGTCTCAACATAAGATAAACAGAATATCGATAAAAGATCCATTACACCTGCAAATAAAATATGCATACAGAAAAAAGCAAATTCATATCCTTTGCACCCATTTTCTAATTAAATAAAAACTCATAAATTTCCATCTGGAGTTTCAAGTAATCAACAAATTCAATAATCATTATCAACAAAAACCCTaagtggggggagagagagaacttaGAAGAAGTAGGAACAGAGGAGTACAGTGAATGTATTTCGCACTTGAGACCATCACAAAAACACCTCCAACAaggaagataagaaaagaaatttagaaagaaaaaaacaaattttgaacttaaactgcttatggaacatgatcaataagaggaagaagGTATGATAATCACAGAAGCGCTTACGGTTTCAATAATAATATAGTAGGATTGTGTATCTtctcctacccaaaaaaaaaagaaaaaagatattgTATCTTCAACCAGATCGTAGAAGATAGCAATGAGATGGAggagggaaaaagagagagacgcAATGGAGAGAGAATCTATTTAAAAGGAAGGTTTTCCATTGGAGAGATGGAAAGGGAGAGTAGATTTCCTATAATAGGAGGGAGAGACGTATGAGAGCCATTAGGTAACCTATTTAATTAGTTAAAGAGAGGGAATGGAGAGATAGGAAAGAATCTAAGAATGGAAGTTTTCTATTGGTAGGGGAGGAACACGAGGGATAGGTGAGTTAAAGAgattttgaagaaaaagaaaagtgagcCAAAAGAGAGTGgaagtaattttttttgagaatttattgaaatattaaaaaatatagggtacaaataataatataaaattaaaaagaaatgacTAGAATGATAGTAGGAGAGATATGATatttatataagaaaaatagGTAAAATAGTCCAAGAAAAGTTTAGCCACAAAACATgagtacatgcacttatataatagtatgatatatatatatatatatatatattttttttttaattgaacccAACGGTATCTCTATCCGATTTGGATCAACATCAACCTTTATCGTTCCCAAGCCTAATTCTATCTTCTCAAACCTTGTCGAGGgtgggggcgggggcgggggcgggggttggggttgggggacTCAAACTTGAGACCAAATCCTAGGCTTGCTACTACAAGACATGTACTTAACCAACTGAACAACTCAATTGTCCATAATACATACCCATTAGGTTATGTTTGGACgataaggaaaaaataaaaatccaaaaagttATGAATACAAATAGGACacttaaaaaaatcattatgtaattataatttttgtcttattatatttttatactaatttttttttcttgactaccaaacatagtcttTAGGTTTCTTATTTTGTTGCTCCTCTTTAGATAAGGTTTGTTCTTGTATGAACATGgttcttttccttataaataaCCTTTTTATTACCCATAAAGAAAATCCTAATATAACAACAAAGTACTCCACAAACCAGCATTAATCATAACTCCAATCAGCTATTTCCATAAAAGCTTAGAAATTATTAGATGCATCTAGCAAGACAAGATGCCCCATGACGCATTGGTATTGGAGAAAACAATTAAGAGTATTCTATCCATAAAGCTTAGGAGGAAGACGTGGGTTGAGAAGAACTTCAAGTGGTGTTGCCTTGATGTTGGTAAGCCCTGGGCTCTCTGTCATATCCACAGGTAAGTTGGAAGGGGTTGCAAACTCAAACTCATGAAGCAAACGAGCGAGACCCAAGTGCAGTACTTGAAGAGCAAAAGAAATCCCAGGACACATTCGCCTACCAGATCCAAAAGGGATTAATTCAAAGTGCTGACCTCGAAGATCAACATCCACATGGCTTGTGAGAAACCTCTCTGGCCTAAAATCAGATGGGTCTACCCATACTCTTGGATCTCTTTGAATCTTATAAAGATTTGAAACTATACGAGTACCTACTGGAACATGAAAACCAGCTATGGTACACTCTTCTATGGCCTCATGTGGAGCAGATAATGGAGCTGCAGGGTAGAGACGCAATGTTTCCTTTACTATTGCTTGGAGATATTCCAACTTAACTATATCTGATTCCTCCACTTGTCTGTCCCTACCAACATGCATGTCCAGCTCATCTTGAGCTCTTTGTAGTACTTGACGATTGTTGAGTAGTAATGAGAGGGCCCAAGTGAAAGTAACCACAGTGGCGTCATTGCCACCAAGAATCACATTCTGCAAAATAAACAGTTAATTACATAAAGATCATTAGAGATGATGAACTTGGAAAGGAGAAATAATTTATTCAAactattcaaaaaaaataaaaatttatagatAATTTGTAAATATTAAGGAGAAAAAGACGCAAAAACACCCAGAAAGACAATCGCTcaaaaaaagaaggagaggtCCCTAAATCAAACAAGATAAATTCTGCAACACAATTCATGTAATATAGAAAGTAAAGCTTTTGCAATTGGGGAAAAAATGCTATGAAAGAGTTAAGTAGCCTAATCGTGAGAACATAAATAGTATAAAGCACTTTTCATGTGATGACTCTTCCACAAAAAACTTCTCATGATTGGATGGGTCTGATTCAACAATTTGGTTCTTCAGATGGATGATGTCAATAGAAtggctttaaagattaaaaaaaaagaaaaaaaaatcatgtactCACTAGGCAAGTAGCTTTGATGACCGTATCAGCATCATAATCTGGTGAGGAGAGgtttgaatcctccatgatggatATCATTACGTCCATGAAGTCTTGATCATCATGATCACCCTTGGCCTTACCATAATTAGCATCAGATAATCGCTTCTTCTTATGCTCCTTCAACCATCCTTCAACTATAGAATCCAAGTTTTTCGCGCTCTTCTTCATAGCTTTCTCATATCCTTGCAAATCCAATCCCTCAAGAAAGGGAAATGCATCTGAAACCACAAATAGACCAGTGTAATGAAAAAAATCTCTAACTCCTTCTTGGCACCGAAACGCCTCCTCTGCATCAGAGGCAGTATTTGCTATGCCAAAGTATCTCTTCCCAGCCACCATTCGAACAATAATGTTAAGTGTCAAATCTGCAAACCATTTCTTCATATCAACCAAGACTTGTATATTTTGGCCACCTTTCTTCTCTACCCACATCTTGTATAGGTCTTTTGTGAAGGCTTCTATCTCCGAGGCTCTAACATGTTTAAGCATCTCAAGGCGGCGATTGGAGAGAAGCTTGAGCATGACTATCTTGCGTACCTCACGCCAATAAGTTCCATAAAAAGTTGAGCCAACAAGAGCATAGTTATAACCCATGAGCTTTGTGGCTATTGCCTTGGATCTTGTGGCAAGAGCTCTATCGTTTGTACTAAAACATTCCTTTGCTACCTCCCAACTACTAACCACCAAAGCAGGATGCATGCCAAGTCGAATGGTGAAAGCTGGCCCATATTTGTCAGCTAATGCTCCTAAAGTAATGTGAGGAATGGAATTACCTCCTAACAGATGGAGGTGACCCATTATTGGCCATGCCCCGGCGGCTTCTGGTGGAGAAACCCTTTTTTTGCTACAGCTGAGCTTTGTATTCCTTGACCTCCATTGAAGCAAGAAGTAAAGAAATAACAGGAAGGAGAAGAACATAAATGttgggaattgaagaagagaatccaTAGTTAGTTAACTTTGTGGGTTCAGGCCCCCTTCTGAGTTTTAAAGGTGGAGAAGCTCTAGTTAAATGTGTCCATGCATGGTTCTAAAAAACGAAAAGGAATCGTTGGAATGGTATTGATGGATATACCTAATCCTTACCTTTCCAATCTCATTCCATGTGTATGGATAGATATGTTCGATATGGTCTGATCCAGATCATTCCAAAATGGTATTGGTTCCCATGATCGTTGCGAGTTTTAAGAACCTTGGATGCATGTGAAGGAACTTGAAATTTCTGACGTACATAAATTAATTTCATGGCCAAAAATTCTTCATTTCCTTATGGGGCGATAAGGACATAGAAGCAGCCaaacacgaaaaaaaaaaaaatatctaaggCGGCTGTAGAGTGGGATAGAAACGTTCATTATGACGATGATAAGTAATTACAATTATTGGCAGCCCAATTGTTTTCGCCACACAACAGAAATGGGATGTTCAACGTTACAAATGGTGACTTTTACCTGCCATTCCTTAATCCCCAAGCACATTGGGGAGAAAACAACaaggatttatatatatatatatatatatagcacctaggaattaggaatgctgaAGGATATTAGttgtaggatttgatcaacttgaattaaaccgttggatgaaaagaagatatacaaattttcaatccACTATTGTTATAcatttcctcttcctctttctctctcttctctctctctctcagtcgaAAAGTCATTCCTTTTACCAGATCTAGTTGGAGAAAGCGAACTCCGGTGGGATCTCCAAACAAAGAGAACAAGCGAACTCCAGAGAAGGCGAACGCTGGTTCGACCTTACACAGTTTTTCTCTCCGCATTTCGATCTTTTAAACCCCAATTATTCGTTGTCTTCTTGAGATATCATCAATTTTTGGTTTAGATGTTCTTGCTTCGTCTGATCAAAGCCGACAGAGGAccgaattttttttccttcttattcaATAGAAGCATTGTTAACCCTAGAAATCAAGTGGGACTTGGGGAGTCGGGGGTTCTTCCCCACTGTAGAGGAAGTTCTTGTCGGAAAAAAAGTCAATTTGATCGGAAAAAATTTTCTATACATATACGCATCTTTCTTCATTATATATTGTTGATCAAGTTTCGTTTTGGATTCATTGAAGTAACCTCGCCGCACGTCTCGTAAAATCGATTTAAGGAATTCTAGGATTTCAAGGTTTATGGTCTTTGGAGCTTAGTTGTCTGAGAATCACCATAGAAGAGACGAAGTAGAGTATATTTTTAACTCAGCCTAGAGCTTTGATATATTCCCTTACTTTTTATAGCAAAAATTAGGATATGGAAGGTCCCAATCTAGTCGACGATCGGACATTTAGGGTTAATTTCAGTGGCGAGGGAGCAGTGATGTTGCGTGAGAGAGTGAAGGATAAGTTGAAGGAGTATCAGACATTTAGGGTCAATTTTAGCGGCACAATCTAGTCGACGATCGGATATTTAGGCTTAATTTTAGCAGCGAGGGAGTGGCGATGTTGTGTGAGAGAGTGAAGGATAAGTTGAAGGAGTTCATAGGAGATTACACCGATGAGCGTCGGGGTTGGATAGATTACGTAAGACAATTAGTACCCAACGGTGTAGATTTGGCCCTTTTAATCCAACGGTCAAGGCTTGCTAGCATACCTGATACCTGGGTATCCTGCTAGCATGCCTgtccttttccctatatatatatatacaaagtTTTCTGTCCGAGGCATGCACCACACCTGTTTTGGGGTGTATTCCCTTATGTGTGAACATAAAACCTTAGTCATATATATTTATGGGGAGAAAGAATCTTGTCAGTCTAGTGTAAGCAATACCAATACGAGGAGTTAGTGAGAGGACGCATGGGAACATCTTCATTGCATGAGGCGGAGGGGCAACATGGTCTTCTTGTGCCTGCCTGTGTCTGGGCGTAGGCAACACCAAACTAGTAGGGCTCTTTCTCCTCACATATTTAGGCGGAGAGAAAGCTACCTGATCGTGCACATACACACTAGCACTCGCAAACAATGGGAGcaagtgcatatatatatatagaagaaagaacgctacccGATAGCGTGTGTCTACACCTAGACATAGCTGGTGAGAAAATGCCGCGATGAAGATGCTCGCACGCATCGTCCCATTGGCCATGTCTACCAGTGTGTACCTTCACCTATAAATAACATTCTTATGCCATATATACCCACCTCATTTGTCGACTCTATCCGATCTGATGTTTCTATCAAGCATAGGTTCTATAACAAGGTATCAAACCTATGGATCTattccctctttttttatttgtaattaatTGGCTAGTTCTTGGATCTAGAAATAATATAGAAATAGAATAAAGATCTCTTTCTCAaatgaagaaataataaaatattgttTTCGGATATCTCAATTGGTCAAATTCCAAGCAATTGTACCCTTTGAAGAAATGCCCGaaagagtatatatatatatatatatatatgggtaaAGGTTCTCTGACCCTACTAGGGCCTAGGCTATGTCCATACagatttagatttttatttatattgttttgaaaaaagaataaataaataaaatattcataGATGTCTGGATCATGTTCCCATTAAAAATGGTATGAGAATAATTCTCGTACACGAACCTAATCTAATTTCAGGAAAGGTAATTTATGTGGAAGAGAGTGACTCTTGCATGCAAACACATGGAAGGGGTAAAATGACCAACCCATcctcatgaaatgaaaaataatactTCCATAGAAGCTTCCTAGTGCACTCTAAGATAACTCTTGTTTTTGTATGAACATGGCTCTATTCTTTTTAGATAGCCTTTTTATTACCCATAGAAAAATCCTAACATGACAACAAACTTCACAGAGGATCATTATAACTCCCATCAGCTATTTCCATAAAGCTTAGGAGTTATTGGATGCATCTAGCAAGATAAGATGCCTCATGACGCATTGGTATTGGATAAAACTAGTAAGAGTACTCTATCCATAAAGCTTAGGAGGAAGACGTGGGCTGAGGAGGACTTCAAGTGGTGTTGCCTTGATATTGGTAAGCCCTGGGCTCTCTGTCATATCCACAGGTGAGTTGGAAGGATTTGCAAACTCAAACTCATGAAGCAAACGAGCCAGACCCAAGTGTAGGACTTGAAGAGCAAATGAAAGCCCTGGACACATTCGCCTACCAGAGCCAAAAGGGATTAATTCAAAGTGCTGACCTCGAAGATCAACATCCACATGGCTTGTGAGAAACCTCTCTGGCTTAAATTTAGATGGGTCCAACCATACACGTGGATCCCTATGAATCTTATAGAGATTTGGCAGTATACGAGTTCCTACTGGAACATGAAAACCAGCTATGGTACACTCTTCTATGGCCTCATGTGGGGCAGCTAGTGGAGCTGCAGGGTAGAGACGCAATGTTTCCTTGACTATTGCTTGGAGATATTCCAACTTAATTATATCTGATTCGTCCACTTGTCGGTCGCTGCCAACGTGCATGTCCAACTCATCTTGGGCTCTTTTCAAAACGTGAGGATTGTTGAGTAGTAATGAGAGGGCCCATGTGAAAGTAACCACAGTAGTGTCATTGCCACCTAGAATCATAGTCTGCATGCAAAAACCCAGCTAATTATATAATGAAAGCAGATCATGGGATTTTGAGATGTTTCATGCTCCTTCCATGAGTGATAGCACATTAAATATGAATAAAGTTTTCCTCATTCCCCTTCTTGAGGGAGGGTTGGGGCTCTGgaaaccaaaaaacaaagagagagagagagagagagagagatcaaactGCAACTGCATAGAATGAATGAAGTTGGTAAGGGAATTCCACCTCAGAAAATTTATGATTTTGAGTTTGACTTCTCTTACCTCTatggggccactcacatggggtgtttagtgcccTTCAATATTATGCTTGTAAATCTATATTTTCAAACCTCTTTCGGTTACATGATTGATGCCATGCAAGTGAGccccaaaaaaatagaataacaAATTCTTTACTTTAAGGAAACGTTGGTTGCCTCAAAAGTTTGCAGATGAATAGAAATGGAACTAAATGAGAATATGAATCAGAACAGCTGCATAAATAGTCAATTTATTTCACCTAGTTGCTCTCAGGGtgcttgttttttctttttgggggagggggggtgggggggcacCCTCTGAATCCCCGTAGTTACACTTCCTGCTCCCAATCCTTAAAACACTGTCAATTATATTACCTTCAAGTGAAGAGGACTCCAAAAGTATAGAATTGTAATGTATTTGGTAATGCCTTCGTGGGGGTACCTATTATTTGTTGGCGGTCCAGCTCATGCAGGCCCTTGGTTTACTGCATGTACTTCCTATACATTTCCTACAGAGTGGAACCCAGCTCAGCTCAGCTCAGCTCCACCAAGCCAAAAGGGAAAAACTGCCACTCCTATCTCTAAAGGGTTGTCtattttcttcaagatttttgctgaaatgcaaaaaatgaaCCAAGCCTGTTACCCCAATGTTGAATGACTTTGTCCATGACATCATCAGTATGATTTTGCTtcatttcttttatattgtAGCTTATGAGAACAAAATTTTTATTAGGTGCATAATGAAAATTTGTATCTCATGTCTTTTGG includes the following:
- the LOC122074750 gene encoding cytochrome P450 CYP82D47-like, whose protein sequence is MDSLLQFPTFMFFSFLLFLYFLLQWRSRNTKLSCSKKRVSPPEAAGAWPIMGHLHLLGGNSIPHITLGALADKYGPAFTIRLGMHPALVVSSWEVAKECFSTNDRALATRSKAIATKLMGYNYALVGSTFYGTYWREVRKIVMLKLLSNRRLEMLKHVRASEIEAFTKDLYKMWVEKKGGQNIQVLVDMKKWFADLTLNIIVRMVAGKRYFGIANTASDAEEAFRCQEGVRDFFHYTGLFVVSDAFPFLEGLDLQGYEKAMKKSAKNLDSIVEGWLKEHKKKRLSDANYGKAKGDHDDQDFMDVMISIMEDSNLSSPDYDADTVIKATCLNVILGGNDATVVTFTWALSLLLNNRQVLQRAQDELDMHVGRDRQVEESDIVKLEYLQAIVKETLRLYPAAPLSAPHEAIEECTIAGFHVPVGTRIVSNLYKIQRDPRVWVDPSDFRPERFLTSHVDVDLRGQHFELIPFGSGRRMCPGISFALQVLHLGLARLLHEFEFATPSNLPVDMTESPGLTNIKATPLEVLLNPRLPPKLYG
- the LOC122074395 gene encoding xanthotoxin 5-hydroxylase CYP82C4-like; the encoded protein is MVFSIKLAGFGHAAISILVHDIFRDRVSYIYSNVNAAGAGLLLTVKGMKLYEGGYNNCIIETGSSKVDFEVGENHGECYARRPHEQLNTMILGGNDTTVVTFTWALSLLLNNPHVLKRAQDELDMHVGSDRQVDESDIIKLEYLQAIVKETLRLYPAAPLAAPHEAIEECTIAGFHVPVGTRILPNLYKIHRDPRVWLDPSKFKPERFLTSHVDVDLRGQHFELIPFGSGRRMCPGLSFALQVLHLGLARLLHEFEFANPSNSPVDMTESPGLTNIKATPLEVLLSPRLPPKLYG